In the genome of Monodelphis domestica isolate mMonDom1 chromosome 2, mMonDom1.pri, whole genome shotgun sequence, one region contains:
- the LOC100014968 gene encoding adhesion G protein-coupled receptor F4 isoform X2, whose amino-acid sequence MNGSHCHQSCEKPFHGEIGFMCSNKKWQKSIETCTSLTVQTLFQTTETSEISTSQPSLSGGSRFSLNSPSELSYEEPIESAAQGIRMKCPDDYACIINGVKSSEATSGNIAFIVELLKNISMQLSENVNWRKMQSFSSVANHVLNRSVVSNWAFIPQRNASSILLQSVNSFAKNLKIHDEPENTVHEPFIQTKGVRISHKTQEKSFNFSMRVTENEDVQGIVFIPWKELQKLPDPSPAISIAFPTLGAILEEAHLQNESFGRQVNGLILSVILPEKLKQVLFTFEKINKSPGAKAQCVAWHSWKRKWVEEACETTVDAKDKATCRCNYTSFLMSFSILMSPKTLVNKTLDYITCIGLSISILSLILCLMIEITVWSQVTATEISYMRHVCIVNIATSLLIANVWFIVASFFDGAAWSYSWCVAVTFFNHYFYLSLFFWMLIKALLILYGILIVFRRMMKSAMMATAFSVGYGCPLIIAAITVAVTEPRKAYVRTQACWLNWDNSRALLAFVIPALTIVAVNLIVVFVVAINTRRPSIGSPKSQDMVTIMRISKNVAILTPLLGLTWGFGIATLIGSSSLVFHIIFSLLNAFQGFFILLFGTILDQKTREALKVRMLSLKGKSRTDENSKYNPNHGSKLVARSG is encoded by the exons ATGAATGGCTCCCACTGTCACCAGTCCTGTGAGAAGCCCTTTCATGGAGAAATAGGATTCATGTGTAGTAACAAAAAGTGGCAAAAATCCATTGAAACATGCACAAGTCTTACTGTCCAGACACTTTTTCAGACAACG GAGACCTCTGAAATTTCAACATCTCAGCCAAGCTTAAGTGGTGGTTCACGATTTTCTTTAAATTCACCCTCGGAGCTCAGTTATGAAGAGCCCATTGAATCAGCAGCTCAAGGCATCCGGATGAAGTGTCCAGATGATTATGCCTGTATTATCAATGGTGTAAAGTCTTCAGAAGCTACATCTGGAAATATTGCCTTCATAGTCGAGTTGCTGAAAAACATATCCATGCAACTGTCTGAAAATGTCAACTGGAGGAAGATGCAG AGTTTCAGCTCAGTGGCTAACCATGTCCTCAACAGATCAGTTGTTTCTAATTGGGCCTTCATTCCTCAGAGAAATGCTAGTTCCATTTTGCTACAGTCAGTGAATTCATTTGCCAAGAATCTCAAAATCCATGATGAGCCTGAGAATACCGTGCATGAGCCCTTTATTCAGACCAAAGGTGTTAGAATCAGCCACAAAACCCAAGAGAAGAGTTTCAATTTCTCTATGAGGGTGACTGAGAATGAGGATGTCCAGGGGATAGTGTTCATCCCTTGGAAAGAGCTGCAGAAGCTCCCAGATCCCTCCCCAGCCATTAGTATCGCTTTCCCAACCCTTGGAGCCATTTTAGAAGaagctcatttgcaaaatgagagctTTGGCAGACAGGTGAACGGACTAATTCTCTCCGTGATCCTGCCAGAAAAACTGAAGCAAGTCTTGTTCACTTTTGAGAAGATCAATAAATCCCCGGGTGCCAAAGCTCAGTGTGTAGCCTGGCACTCTTGGAAGAGGAAATGGGTTGAGGAGGCCTGTGAAACAACGGTGGATGCTAAGGATAAAGCCACTTGCCGCTGCAACTACACCAGTTTCCTGATGTCCTTCTCCATTCTGATGTCCCCTAAGACTTTAGTCAATAAAACCCTGGATTACATTACTTGCATTGGCCTCAGCATCTCCATCTTAAGCCTTATTCTGTGTCTGATGATTGAAATCACAGTGTGGTCCCAGGTGACAGCGACAGAGATCTCCTACATGCGCCATGTGTGTATCGTGAACATAGCCACCTCTCTACTGATCGCCAACGTGTGGTTCATCGTCGCATCTTTCTTTGATGGCGCGGCATGGAGTTATAGCTGGTGTGTAGCAGTGACGTTCTTTAATCACTACTTCTACCTGTCCCTCTTTTTCTGGATGCTGATAAAAGCCCTCCTCATCCTCTATGGAATACTCATCGTGTTCCGCCGCATGATGAAGTCTGCTATGATGGCCACAGCCTTTTCAGTTGGCTATGGGTGTCCTCTGATCATTGCCGCCATTACAGTTGCTGTCACAGAACCCAGAAAAGCATATGTGCGAACCCAGGCCTGCTGGCTCAACTGGGACAACTCCAGAGCTCTTCTTGCCTTTGTCATCCCTGCCCTGACCATAGTGGCAGTGAATCTGATTGTGGTTTTTGTTGTGGCTATCAACACTCGAAGGCCTTCTATTGGAAGTCCCAAGTCTCAGGATATGGTGACTATTATGAGGATCAGTAAGAATGTGGCTATCCTCACCCCACTGTTGGGACTGACCTGGGGTTTTGGGATAGCCACCCTAATAGGAAGTAGTTCCTTGGTGTTCCACATTATCTTCTCCTTACTCAATGCTTTTCAG GGGTTCTTCATTTTGCTGTTTGGAACCattctggatcaaaag acAAGAGAAGCCTTGAAAGTAAGGATGTTATCCCTGAAGGGGAAGTCAAGGACAGACGAG aattcaaaatataATCCTAACCATGGATCTAAATTAGTGGCTCGTTCAGGATGA
- the LOC100014968 gene encoding adhesion G protein-coupled receptor F4 isoform X1 codes for MLSSVTTFCCLLLFLTTECYHQRPKLRPKVDDTIQGLKEKLKTRNFKGQCQGICMNGSHCHQSCEKPFHGEIGFMCSNKKWQKSIETCTSLTVQTLFQTTETSEISTSQPSLSGGSRFSLNSPSELSYEEPIESAAQGIRMKCPDDYACIINGVKSSEATSGNIAFIVELLKNISMQLSENVNWRKMQSFSSVANHVLNRSVVSNWAFIPQRNASSILLQSVNSFAKNLKIHDEPENTVHEPFIQTKGVRISHKTQEKSFNFSMRVTENEDVQGIVFIPWKELQKLPDPSPAISIAFPTLGAILEEAHLQNESFGRQVNGLILSVILPEKLKQVLFTFEKINKSPGAKAQCVAWHSWKRKWVEEACETTVDAKDKATCRCNYTSFLMSFSILMSPKTLVNKTLDYITCIGLSISILSLILCLMIEITVWSQVTATEISYMRHVCIVNIATSLLIANVWFIVASFFDGAAWSYSWCVAVTFFNHYFYLSLFFWMLIKALLILYGILIVFRRMMKSAMMATAFSVGYGCPLIIAAITVAVTEPRKAYVRTQACWLNWDNSRALLAFVIPALTIVAVNLIVVFVVAINTRRPSIGSPKSQDMVTIMRISKNVAILTPLLGLTWGFGIATLIGSSSLVFHIIFSLLNAFQGFFILLFGTILDQKTREALKVRMLSLKGKSRTDENSKYNPNHGSKLVARSG; via the exons ATGCTATCTTCAGTGACCACATTCTGctgtttattgttatttttgacCACAGAGTGCTACCACCAGAGACCAAAGCTCCGTCCAAAA GTTGATGACACAATTCAAGGTTTGAAAGAAAAACTAAAGACCAGGAACTTCAAAG gacAATGCCAGGGCATCTGTATGAATGGCTCCCACTGTCACCAGTCCTGTGAGAAGCCCTTTCATGGAGAAATAGGATTCATGTGTAGTAACAAAAAGTGGCAAAAATCCATTGAAACATGCACAAGTCTTACTGTCCAGACACTTTTTCAGACAACG GAGACCTCTGAAATTTCAACATCTCAGCCAAGCTTAAGTGGTGGTTCACGATTTTCTTTAAATTCACCCTCGGAGCTCAGTTATGAAGAGCCCATTGAATCAGCAGCTCAAGGCATCCGGATGAAGTGTCCAGATGATTATGCCTGTATTATCAATGGTGTAAAGTCTTCAGAAGCTACATCTGGAAATATTGCCTTCATAGTCGAGTTGCTGAAAAACATATCCATGCAACTGTCTGAAAATGTCAACTGGAGGAAGATGCAG AGTTTCAGCTCAGTGGCTAACCATGTCCTCAACAGATCAGTTGTTTCTAATTGGGCCTTCATTCCTCAGAGAAATGCTAGTTCCATTTTGCTACAGTCAGTGAATTCATTTGCCAAGAATCTCAAAATCCATGATGAGCCTGAGAATACCGTGCATGAGCCCTTTATTCAGACCAAAGGTGTTAGAATCAGCCACAAAACCCAAGAGAAGAGTTTCAATTTCTCTATGAGGGTGACTGAGAATGAGGATGTCCAGGGGATAGTGTTCATCCCTTGGAAAGAGCTGCAGAAGCTCCCAGATCCCTCCCCAGCCATTAGTATCGCTTTCCCAACCCTTGGAGCCATTTTAGAAGaagctcatttgcaaaatgagagctTTGGCAGACAGGTGAACGGACTAATTCTCTCCGTGATCCTGCCAGAAAAACTGAAGCAAGTCTTGTTCACTTTTGAGAAGATCAATAAATCCCCGGGTGCCAAAGCTCAGTGTGTAGCCTGGCACTCTTGGAAGAGGAAATGGGTTGAGGAGGCCTGTGAAACAACGGTGGATGCTAAGGATAAAGCCACTTGCCGCTGCAACTACACCAGTTTCCTGATGTCCTTCTCCATTCTGATGTCCCCTAAGACTTTAGTCAATAAAACCCTGGATTACATTACTTGCATTGGCCTCAGCATCTCCATCTTAAGCCTTATTCTGTGTCTGATGATTGAAATCACAGTGTGGTCCCAGGTGACAGCGACAGAGATCTCCTACATGCGCCATGTGTGTATCGTGAACATAGCCACCTCTCTACTGATCGCCAACGTGTGGTTCATCGTCGCATCTTTCTTTGATGGCGCGGCATGGAGTTATAGCTGGTGTGTAGCAGTGACGTTCTTTAATCACTACTTCTACCTGTCCCTCTTTTTCTGGATGCTGATAAAAGCCCTCCTCATCCTCTATGGAATACTCATCGTGTTCCGCCGCATGATGAAGTCTGCTATGATGGCCACAGCCTTTTCAGTTGGCTATGGGTGTCCTCTGATCATTGCCGCCATTACAGTTGCTGTCACAGAACCCAGAAAAGCATATGTGCGAACCCAGGCCTGCTGGCTCAACTGGGACAACTCCAGAGCTCTTCTTGCCTTTGTCATCCCTGCCCTGACCATAGTGGCAGTGAATCTGATTGTGGTTTTTGTTGTGGCTATCAACACTCGAAGGCCTTCTATTGGAAGTCCCAAGTCTCAGGATATGGTGACTATTATGAGGATCAGTAAGAATGTGGCTATCCTCACCCCACTGTTGGGACTGACCTGGGGTTTTGGGATAGCCACCCTAATAGGAAGTAGTTCCTTGGTGTTCCACATTATCTTCTCCTTACTCAATGCTTTTCAG GGGTTCTTCATTTTGCTGTTTGGAACCattctggatcaaaag acAAGAGAAGCCTTGAAAGTAAGGATGTTATCCCTGAAGGGGAAGTCAAGGACAGACGAG aattcaaaatataATCCTAACCATGGATCTAAATTAGTGGCTCGTTCAGGATGA